ATCGGGATCCGGTCAGCATTGATAAAGACAACTTCAACGATGTGCTGAGTGCATTCGCACCGAACGTGAAAGTGAATGTTGCCAATCGTCTGAGCGACGAAGAAGGTGCGCAACTGGGCGTCGATCTAACGTTCAAGAATGTGAAAGATTTCTCTCCCGAAGCGATTGCCCGTCAGGTTCCTGAACTCAGCAGTCTGCTGGAACTTCGTGAAGCCCTGGTTGCGCTGAAAGGCCCGCTGGGTAACGTCCCGGCTTTCCGTAAGCGTATCGCTCAGGTACTGCAAGACGATGAAGCACGGAACAAACTGCT
The Photobacterium sp. GJ3 DNA segment above includes these coding regions:
- the tssB gene encoding type VI secretion system contractile sheath small subunit, giving the protein MSKDGSVAPKERINIRYVPATGDAQEEVELPLNMMVVGDFTGRDDETPIEDRDPVSIDKDNFNDVLSAFAPNVKVNVANRLSDEEGAQLGVDLTFKNVKDFSPEAIARQVPELSSLLELREALVALKGPLGNVPAFRKRIAQVLQDDEARNKLLSELSIDANKEE